One Epidermidibacterium keratini DNA segment encodes these proteins:
- a CDS encoding class I SAM-dependent methyltransferase, translating into MSQVKEFGPTGKNEVVSPELVTTLSAPAGRELIARAVSLLADGDELAALSALRREVEPDLAAAALTQARLRDKAAAKFGEDAPALLVLPDSLEQATRSEVAAARASTLRERGVRRIVEAGAGIGADTIALARAGIEVVALERDLVVAAVLRANIAALGLRDVVQAAAADAAAYVAELSPDIAVYADPARRSGGRRIFDPELAEPPLSWLVGLAERGHPVVAKISPSLSGEQVPPGWEAAWTSTPTSSGRSVVEASLWSPQLHRFARRAAVLPDLEITGVPDVELPVGDVSTYLYEPDGAVNQAELVGVLADATGGHLLAPRIGYLSAERAVDDLPAQRFAVIETLQYSAKRVARALAHYDAGDLVVKKRGLDLDPHRLRREWLGKLRSRSGPPLAVIVVRRTADTLAIIARPD; encoded by the coding sequence ATGTCACAAGTAAAGGAGTTTGGCCCGACCGGCAAGAATGAGGTGGTGAGCCCCGAACTCGTCACCACCCTCTCTGCGCCCGCAGGCCGAGAGCTGATCGCGCGCGCCGTGTCGCTGCTGGCCGACGGCGATGAGCTCGCGGCGCTCAGCGCGCTGCGACGCGAGGTCGAACCCGACCTGGCTGCCGCGGCGCTCACCCAAGCGCGCCTTCGGGACAAGGCCGCGGCGAAGTTCGGCGAGGACGCACCCGCGCTGCTGGTGCTGCCGGACTCACTGGAGCAGGCCACCCGCTCCGAGGTCGCAGCCGCTCGCGCCTCGACACTGCGCGAGCGAGGAGTACGCCGGATCGTCGAGGCCGGCGCAGGGATCGGCGCCGACACGATCGCGCTTGCACGGGCGGGGATTGAGGTAGTCGCGCTGGAGCGCGACCTGGTCGTCGCGGCAGTGCTGCGCGCCAACATCGCCGCGCTCGGTCTCCGCGACGTGGTGCAAGCGGCGGCGGCCGACGCTGCGGCGTACGTCGCCGAGCTCTCCCCCGACATCGCGGTGTATGCCGACCCCGCGCGACGCTCGGGCGGGCGGCGGATCTTCGACCCTGAGCTTGCCGAGCCGCCCCTGTCGTGGCTGGTCGGGCTTGCCGAGCGCGGACATCCGGTGGTCGCCAAGATATCGCCGTCGCTGAGCGGCGAGCAGGTGCCGCCGGGATGGGAGGCGGCGTGGACCTCGACGCCGACATCTTCGGGTCGCTCAGTAGTCGAGGCCTCGCTGTGGTCGCCGCAGTTGCATCGCTTCGCGCGCCGAGCCGCCGTCCTGCCCGACCTGGAGATCACCGGAGTGCCGGACGTCGAGCTGCCCGTCGGTGACGTATCGACGTACCTCTATGAACCGGACGGTGCTGTCAACCAGGCTGAGCTGGTCGGCGTACTCGCCGATGCGACCGGCGGTCACCTGCTCGCGCCGCGCATCGGCTACCTCAGCGCCGAGCGCGCGGTCGATGACCTACCCGCGCAGCGGTTTGCAGTCATCGAGACTCTTCAATACTCAGCCAAGCGCGTCGCTCGAGCGCTGGCGCACTACGACGCCGGCGACCTCGTGGTCAAGAAACGAGGGCTCGACCTCGACCCGCATCGGCTACGCCGAGAGTGGCTTGGCAAGCTGCGGTCGCGCTCTGGCCCGCCGCTCGCGGTCATCGTCGTACGCCGCACCGCAGACACCCTCGCCATCATCGCCCGCCCCGACTGA
- a CDS encoding AurF N-oxygenase family protein, with product MTTTAHNPSTPSTERGAEQSYEQRLQTLSEASVEQHFDAFVDIDWDNPELAIDENDERWILPDNDMLGRSDWYKSLPVKEQIRVGLYRQANTTKVGSQFEQLLISGLMNYCFGLPNGNPEFRYSMHEATEECHHIQMFQEFVNRTGAKVRGGTIAFRGLSLVMPTFARFLPVAFFFGVLAGEEPIDHVQKSVLRQGANTPPLLQRIMQIHVAEEARHIGFAHQYLARHTPRLRAPRRFLVSLTVPVLMRWLCDEILKPSKYAQKQMGIPDEVMKDVFWENPDSRKFLRDLFGDVRMLVEEAGLMNPAARRMWRKMKIDGRPSRYRSEPATAAA from the coding sequence ATGACCACCACCGCTCACAACCCCAGCACGCCGAGCACTGAGCGCGGTGCCGAGCAGAGCTACGAGCAGCGCCTGCAGACCCTGTCCGAGGCTTCGGTCGAGCAGCACTTCGATGCCTTCGTCGATATCGACTGGGACAACCCCGAGCTGGCGATCGACGAGAACGACGAACGCTGGATCCTGCCCGACAACGACATGCTGGGCCGCTCCGACTGGTACAAGTCGCTGCCGGTCAAGGAGCAGATCCGCGTCGGCCTCTACCGCCAGGCCAACACCACCAAGGTCGGTTCGCAGTTTGAGCAGCTGCTGATCTCGGGGCTGATGAACTACTGCTTCGGGCTGCCCAACGGCAACCCCGAGTTCCGCTACTCCATGCACGAGGCCACCGAAGAGTGCCACCACATCCAGATGTTCCAGGAGTTCGTCAACCGGACCGGCGCCAAGGTGCGCGGCGGCACGATCGCCTTCCGGGGACTATCGCTGGTGATGCCGACCTTCGCGCGGTTCTTGCCGGTCGCCTTCTTCTTCGGCGTACTCGCCGGTGAGGAGCCGATCGACCACGTGCAGAAGTCGGTGCTGCGCCAGGGCGCCAACACGCCGCCGCTGCTGCAGCGGATCATGCAGATCCACGTGGCCGAGGAGGCGCGGCACATCGGCTTCGCGCACCAGTACCTCGCCCGCCACACCCCGCGGCTGCGCGCGCCGCGCCGGTTCCTGGTCTCGCTAACCGTTCCGGTGTTGATGCGCTGGCTGTGCGATGAGATCCTCAAGCCCTCGAAGTACGCGCAGAAGCAGATGGGCATCCCGGACGAGGTCATGAAGGACGTCTTCTGGGAGAACCCGGACTCGCGCAAGTTCCTGCGTGACCTCTTCGGCGACGTGCGGATGCTGGTCGAGGAGGCCGGGCTGATGAACCCGGCGGCCCGCCGCATGTGGCGCAAGATGAAGATCGACGGCCGCCCCTCGCGCTACCGCTCCGAGCCCGCGACCGCAGCGGCGTAG
- a CDS encoding GyrI-like domain-containing protein → MKIDLKSDRKDLYQPPKRDFVEVLIPPITYLAIDGHDDPNTAEQYAAAVAALYATAYSIKFGFRARTGDDFVVSPLEGLWVSDDPASFVERRKDDWSWTMLIALPDEVSTDDVAQGLATTAAKKPDLPVAQVSAREIDEGRVLQILHIGSYDDEGPVLARLHDELMPQRGLTWNGPHHEIYLGDPRRTPPERLRTVLRQPVREVGGEPATV, encoded by the coding sequence ATGAAGATCGACCTCAAGTCCGACCGCAAGGACCTCTACCAGCCACCCAAACGCGACTTCGTCGAGGTCCTCATCCCACCCATCACCTACCTGGCCATCGACGGCCACGACGATCCCAACACCGCCGAGCAGTACGCCGCAGCGGTGGCGGCGTTATATGCCACGGCGTACTCGATCAAGTTCGGCTTTCGGGCACGCACCGGCGACGACTTCGTGGTGAGCCCGCTGGAGGGGCTGTGGGTCAGCGACGACCCGGCCTCTTTCGTAGAGCGCCGCAAGGATGACTGGTCGTGGACGATGCTGATCGCGCTGCCCGATGAGGTCAGCACCGACGATGTCGCGCAGGGGCTCGCGACCACCGCGGCCAAGAAACCCGACCTGCCCGTGGCGCAGGTGAGCGCCCGCGAGATCGACGAGGGTCGCGTGCTGCAGATCCTGCACATCGGCAGCTACGACGACGAGGGCCCGGTGCTCGCGCGGCTGCACGACGAGCTCATGCCGCAGCGCGGACTCACCTGGAACGGACCGCACCACGAGATCTATCTCGGCGACCCGCGGCGTACGCCGCCCGAGCGGCTGCGGACCGTGCTGCGCCAACCGGTGCGAGAGGTCGGAGGTGAGCCAGCCACAGTCTGA
- a CDS encoding FAD-dependent oxidoreductase — MTYVITQPCCADASCVVACPVNCIHPAPGEPGFAEAEMLYVDPETCVGCGACATACPADAIVPDWTLTDAQQPFLALNSAFYDAIPQGPRAPMWRMPAQRRVRRSGPFRVAVVGAGPAGLYAAAELLAHPEITVDVYDRLPAPHGLVRYGVAPDHQQTKQASGLFEYIESTPGFSYRLGVELGRDVRHDELLAAYHAVFYCVGAASDRTLGVPGEQLPGSVSATDVVGWYNGHPDKQDLDVRLDHERAVVVGNGNVALDVARILTRDPDRLAATDIAADALAALRSSAVREVVVLGRRGPAAASFTLPELIGLAGIADLNVVIDNGGAPIVSESPRDSARVALLAELAARPQRPGLRTVILRFHTRVTAILGEDRVRGIEIERGGQRETIEAGAVLRAIGYHGQPVDGLPYDARTGTVPNREGRVEPGVYVAGWIKRGPSGFIGSNKTCAQQSVTALLDDIDAGLITDPWVPAEDLLSRLRARTEVVDLAGWKEIDRVERARGKTAGAQRRKVTDRDELLTLAAHGASPPATRSLPWQRKSAVGSR; from the coding sequence ATGACCTACGTGATCACGCAGCCGTGCTGCGCCGATGCCTCCTGCGTGGTGGCTTGCCCGGTCAACTGCATCCATCCTGCGCCGGGTGAGCCGGGCTTTGCCGAGGCCGAGATGCTCTACGTCGACCCGGAAACCTGCGTGGGCTGCGGCGCGTGCGCCACTGCCTGCCCGGCCGATGCGATCGTGCCGGACTGGACCCTCACCGATGCGCAGCAGCCCTTCCTCGCGCTCAACTCTGCGTTCTACGACGCGATCCCGCAGGGCCCACGCGCGCCGATGTGGCGCATGCCGGCCCAGCGGCGAGTACGCCGATCTGGACCATTCCGGGTCGCGGTGGTCGGCGCCGGACCGGCCGGGCTCTACGCCGCCGCCGAGCTGCTGGCCCACCCCGAGATCACCGTCGACGTCTATGACCGATTGCCCGCACCGCATGGTCTCGTGCGGTACGGAGTCGCACCGGATCACCAGCAGACCAAGCAGGCCTCCGGACTTTTCGAGTACATCGAGAGCACTCCGGGCTTCAGCTACCGGCTCGGGGTCGAGCTCGGTCGCGACGTGCGCCACGACGAGCTGCTGGCGGCGTATCACGCGGTGTTCTACTGCGTCGGCGCCGCGTCGGACCGGACCCTCGGTGTTCCGGGCGAGCAGCTGCCCGGCTCGGTGTCGGCGACCGATGTCGTCGGCTGGTACAACGGCCACCCGGACAAGCAGGACCTCGACGTACGCCTCGACCACGAGCGTGCCGTCGTGGTCGGCAACGGCAACGTGGCACTCGACGTCGCCCGAATTCTGACCCGCGACCCGGACAGGCTTGCCGCCACCGACATCGCCGCTGACGCGCTCGCGGCGCTGCGCTCCAGCGCGGTGCGCGAGGTCGTGGTGCTCGGCCGCCGCGGGCCTGCGGCAGCATCTTTCACGCTTCCAGAGCTGATCGGGCTCGCCGGCATCGCCGACCTCAACGTCGTGATCGACAACGGGGGAGCGCCGATCGTCAGTGAGAGCCCACGCGACAGTGCCCGGGTCGCGCTGCTTGCCGAGCTGGCCGCGCGTCCGCAGCGTCCCGGTCTGCGCACGGTCATCCTGCGCTTCCACACCCGCGTCACCGCGATCCTTGGCGAGGATCGCGTGCGCGGCATCGAGATCGAGCGCGGCGGACAACGCGAGACCATCGAGGCCGGAGCAGTGCTGCGCGCGATCGGCTACCACGGGCAGCCTGTCGACGGCCTGCCGTACGACGCCCGCACGGGCACCGTCCCCAACCGCGAGGGTCGGGTCGAGCCGGGTGTCTACGTCGCCGGCTGGATCAAGCGCGGCCCGAGCGGCTTCATCGGCAGCAACAAGACGTGCGCGCAGCAGTCCGTCACGGCACTGCTCGATGACATCGACGCGGGGCTGATCACCGACCCCTGGGTGCCCGCAGAAGACCTGCTGAGCCGGCTACGCGCCCGCACCGAGGTGGTCGATCTCGCCGGCTGGAAGGAGATCGACCGCGTCGAACGGGCTCGTGGCAAGACCGCCGGCGCGCAGCGGCGCAAAGTCACCGATCGCGATGAGCTACTGACACTCGCCGCACACGGGGCGTCGCCCCCCGCTACCCGCTCGCTACCCTGGCAGAGGAAGTCGGCGGTCGGGAGCCGCTAA
- a CDS encoding TetR/AcrR family transcriptional regulator, protein MASAPEQGDGRRTRWAEHNSERRKLIVDAAIAETEAGPPGALVHLQQIAERAGLNRTVIYRYFDERADLDRAVRRAVLQQLGAEIEPVVSLSGTIEDVIHRIVGTYIRWTVAHPALHRLVERDLVGVTAPGGTDSAVWIGSQVEGLLAVGAAVLGMELSEDDAVSLDPLAFALIGAVVGATRRWLGREKREPSVEVFAERMSESVWYIIDGHARRMGGRLDPKADLSALLRGNAG, encoded by the coding sequence ATGGCGAGCGCGCCGGAACAAGGTGACGGTCGCCGTACTCGGTGGGCAGAGCACAACAGCGAGCGCCGCAAGCTGATCGTCGACGCGGCGATCGCCGAGACCGAGGCGGGGCCGCCCGGCGCGCTCGTGCACCTGCAGCAGATCGCCGAGCGGGCTGGACTCAACCGCACCGTCATCTACCGCTACTTCGACGAGCGGGCCGACCTCGACCGAGCGGTACGCCGTGCCGTGCTGCAGCAACTGGGCGCCGAGATTGAGCCGGTCGTGAGCCTGAGCGGCACCATCGAGGATGTCATCCACCGCATCGTCGGCACCTATATCCGCTGGACGGTGGCACATCCGGCGCTGCACCGGCTGGTCGAGCGCGACCTCGTCGGCGTCACCGCGCCCGGAGGCACCGACAGCGCGGTGTGGATCGGTAGCCAGGTCGAGGGGTTGCTGGCCGTGGGCGCCGCCGTACTCGGCATGGAGCTCAGCGAGGACGACGCCGTCTCGCTCGACCCGCTCGCGTTTGCGCTCATCGGTGCCGTAGTGGGCGCGACCCGCCGGTGGCTCGGACGTGAGAAGCGTGAGCCGTCAGTCGAGGTCTTCGCAGAGCGGATGAGCGAGTCGGTCTGGTACATCATCGACGGGCATGCCCGACGGATGGGCGGCCGGCTCGACCCGAAGGCCGACCTGAGCGCGCTGCTGCGCGGCAACGCCGGCTAA
- the groES gene encoding co-chaperone GroES has translation MAKAKVAIKPLEDRVVVQASEAETTTASGLVIPDTAKEKPQEGTVVAVGPGRIDDKGNRVPMDVKEGDVVIYSKYGGTEVKYANEDYLVLSARDLLAIVEK, from the coding sequence ATGGCGAAGGCAAAGGTGGCCATCAAGCCGCTCGAGGACCGCGTCGTGGTCCAGGCCAGCGAGGCAGAGACGACTACTGCCTCGGGTCTGGTCATTCCGGACACCGCTAAGGAAAAGCCCCAGGAGGGCACCGTTGTCGCGGTCGGCCCGGGCCGCATCGACGACAAGGGCAACCGCGTCCCCATGGACGTCAAGGAAGGCGACGTCGTCATCTACTCCAAGTACGGCGGCACCGAGGTCAAGTACGCAAACGAGGACTACCTCGTGCTGTCGGCCCGCGACCTGCTGGCCATCGTCGAGAAGTAA